A region of the Herpetosiphon gulosus genome:
TATTGCCAACAACCGTGAGTTTTGTTGGTGGTCATCCTATGGCTGGTCGCGAAAAAAACGGAGCCGAAGCGGCTGAATTAGATTTGTTCAAAGGCGCAGTCTATTGTTTATGTCCGGCCTTGAATGCCACTGCTGAAGCCACCGATTTGGCGACAGCCTTTGTCGAAACCGTTGGAGCCAAGCCTTACTATATCGATCCTGAAGAACACGACATTTATGTGGCTGGGATTAGCCATTTGCCATTTTTGTTGGCAACCGCCCAAACCGAGGTGGTAACCCGTTCGCCCTCGTGGCGTGAGATGCAGATGGTCGCGGCTAGCGGCTTTCGCGATATTACCCGCTTGGCATCGGGCGATCCAGTGATGCATCGCGATATTTGTAGCACCAACCGTACAGCCCTCAAACATTGGGTCAACGAGTCAATTCGGGTTTTGGTTGAGATGCGTACAGCGCTTGAAGATGATAAAATTGACGAATTACAAAGCATGTTTGAACATGCTAAAACCATGCGCGACCAATGGCTGACCTTGCCGCAAAATCAACGGCCAGGTGAAGGCGAGCAACTAGCCGATGCTGATTTAGGTACGAGCATGAGCCAACGCTTGTTTGGCAACCCCAGTGCCTTACTACGGGGCGGCAAGAAAAAATAGGTCACAAGCTGTAGATCAAAAACTTGCTCAATTCACCAAACTATGCTATACTCCGCCACGTCTGATAAAGACAACCAGCGAAGGGGTGTAGGCTCAATGGTAAACCGCTGGTCTCCAAAACCGGATTTCAGGGTTCGAATCCCTGCGCCCCTGCCAAACGCTCCATCACGGAGCGTTTTTTGTTGCCAGATAGCTAGCCCCAAATCACCTAAATGGCCTATAGCACAGATGTTCAAATTCTGGTTGACATGCTATACTTTGCTGGTTGAACTGAGTTTTTGCAGCATGCTTGAGGGTCTACTGTGTCAAAAATGACGATGTGGCAGCAATATCTGTCGATTAAGCAAAAATACGCCGATGTAATTCTATTTTTCCGGCTGGGCGATTTTTACGAAACCTTCGGCGACGATGCAAAGCTGATCGCCGAAGTGCTCGATATCACCCTGACGGTGCGCGGTCTTAGCAGCGATGAAAATACCCCGATGGCAGGCGTGCCCTATCACGCTGCCGATAATTATATTGAGCAACTGGTCAGCCGGGGCTATCGTGTGGCCATCTGCGAACAAATGGATGAGATGGTGCATAAAACCTTGCAAAAACGTGAGGTTGTGCGGATTGTCACTCCAGGCACGTTAACCGAACCAACGATGCTCCAGGCAGAGCGTAATAGTTATCTTGCGGCAATTTTAGTTGATCGTGGCAATGTTGGTTTGGCCTATGCCGACCTAACCACAGGCGAATTTTGTGCCACCGAATTGCGCGGCAACGAGGCCTTGAAGCAACTTGATGGCGAATTAGCGCGTTTGGGCGCGGCTGAACTCTTGGTTTCCGATGCACCCGAGTTGCGTCCAGCAGGTATGGAAATTGCCAAAAAGCAGCTGGCCCAAGATCTCGCGCCAATGCGCAAGGCTGAACGCGAACGCTTGCTACCCCACGAACGCACCGCCAAAAAAGTTGAAGGCAATAACGAAAGCACTTGGGTTCAAGGCAATGTCACCCAATGGCCCAATTGGCATTGGGATGCTCGCACCGCCCACGATGCCTTGCTTAGTCAATTCAAAAGCCAATCGCTTGATGGTTTTGGCTTGGGCAATAAAGCGCTTGCAACCCGGGCGGCTGGCGCATTAATTCAATATCTGCATGAAACCCAGCGTGATAGTGTGGCCCAAGTGCGCAGCTTGCGGGTCTATGATACAACCCGTTTTATGTTTCTCGACCCGCAAACGCGCCGTAATTTGGAGCTAACCGAAGGCGCTGCTGGCCAACGCAAAGGCTCATTGATTGCCGTGCTCGACCAAACCCGCACGCCAATGGGTGCACGCCTGCTGCGCCAATGGATCTCGCAACCGCTGATTGAGCTTGGCCCATTAACTGAACGCCAACAAGCTGTCAGTTGTTTTGTTGAGGAAACCTTGGTTCGCGGTGAGCTACGGGCGTTGTTCAAAGGTGTTGGCGATATCGAACGCACAATCAATCGGGTGGTTCAAGGCATTGCCACCCCGCGTGATTTAGTGCGATTGCGCGAAGCATTACGCCTAACTCCCGACATTTTGAGCCAAATCGAACGCACTGGTTTACGCTCAACTAGCCTAACCGAGGCTGCGCCGAGTGATGATGATCTGTTTGATGATGCGCCAGCAACCAATCAAATCGATGCTTGCGCCGATATTTGCGAATTACTCGAACAGGCGATTGCCGATGATCCGCCAGCCTTGCTTGGCACATGGGACAACGCCCGCAGCGACGAAAATGTGATTCGCAAAGGCCATACTGCCGAAATTGATGCAATTGTTGAGGCTACTCGTGATGCCGCCCGTTGGATCAACGAACTTGAAGCCAAGGAACAGCAACGCACTGGCATCAAAACCCTCAAGGTCAGCTATAACAAAGTCTTTGGCTACTACATTGAAGTAACCAAGGCCAGTGGCGAAACCCGCATCCCCGATGATTACATTCGCAAACAAACCTTGGTTAATGCTGAGCGTTATATCACCCCCGAACTCAAAGAATACGAATCACTGATTCTCAATGCCTCGGAAGCCTTGAACGAAAAAGAGCGTCAAGCATTTCGCCTCATTTTGCGCCATTTGGCCAATGCTGGTCATCGTTTGCTGGATTTGGCGCGAGCAATCGCCGAGTTTGATGTCTATAGCACGTTGGCAGAAGTGGCTGTACGCCAGCGCTTTGTGCGCCCAACCCTGCGCCTCGACGATGTTTTTGTAATCCAAGGCGGGCGGCATCCGGTGGTTGAACATAATTTGAATGAGCCATTTACCCCGAATGATGCCCATTTTGATGTTGACCATCAGATTATTGTATTGACTGGGCCGAACATGTCGGGCAAAAGCACCTTTTTGCGTCAAGTGGCCTTGATTGGCTTAATGGCCCAAATTGGCTCGTTTGTGCCCGCCGATTATGCCGAAATAGGCCTACTCGACCGGATT
Encoded here:
- a CDS encoding prephenate dehydrogenase/arogenate dehydrogenase family protein, translated to MAYTVAILGTGLIGASLGLALGTADPESAPLGRCKVIGYDGSSQQLRIARGRLAIDAEAKTAVEAVKEADIVVLATPVQTLPALMREISPHLRYKALVTDVCSTKASVLQWARELLPTTVSFVGGHPMAGREKNGAEAAELDLFKGAVYCLCPALNATAEATDLATAFVETVGAKPYYIDPEEHDIYVAGISHLPFLLATAQTEVVTRSPSWREMQMVAASGFRDITRLASGDPVMHRDICSTNRTALKHWVNESIRVLVEMRTALEDDKIDELQSMFEHAKTMRDQWLTLPQNQRPGEGEQLADADLGTSMSQRLFGNPSALLRGGKKK
- the mutS gene encoding DNA mismatch repair protein MutS: MTMWQQYLSIKQKYADVILFFRLGDFYETFGDDAKLIAEVLDITLTVRGLSSDENTPMAGVPYHAADNYIEQLVSRGYRVAICEQMDEMVHKTLQKREVVRIVTPGTLTEPTMLQAERNSYLAAILVDRGNVGLAYADLTTGEFCATELRGNEALKQLDGELARLGAAELLVSDAPELRPAGMEIAKKQLAQDLAPMRKAERERLLPHERTAKKVEGNNESTWVQGNVTQWPNWHWDARTAHDALLSQFKSQSLDGFGLGNKALATRAAGALIQYLHETQRDSVAQVRSLRVYDTTRFMFLDPQTRRNLELTEGAAGQRKGSLIAVLDQTRTPMGARLLRQWISQPLIELGPLTERQQAVSCFVEETLVRGELRALFKGVGDIERTINRVVQGIATPRDLVRLREALRLTPDILSQIERTGLRSTSLTEAAPSDDDLFDDAPATNQIDACADICELLEQAIADDPPALLGTWDNARSDENVIRKGHTAEIDAIVEATRDAARWINELEAKEQQRTGIKTLKVSYNKVFGYYIEVTKASGETRIPDDYIRKQTLVNAERYITPELKEYESLILNASEALNEKERQAFRLILRHLANAGHRLLDLARAIAEFDVYSTLAEVAVRQRFVRPTLRLDDVFVIQGGRHPVVEHNLNEPFTPNDAHFDVDHQIIVLTGPNMSGKSTFLRQVALIGLMAQIGSFVPADYAEIGLLDRIFTRIGAQDDIATGQSTFMVEMIETANILHNGSPRSLIILDEIGRGTSTYDGLSIARAVVEYIHNQPRLRAKTLFATHYHELTELANILPRVHNWTLAVAEEGDHVVFLRKVIEGAADRSYGIHVAQMAGLPPAVIKRATEVLSELEGKGDREQRREAMRRMNAAGSSAVPQMSLFASNEPNPAVELLREMDVTQLTPIEALTKLYELQRLSKEG